In Acinetobacter sp. C32I, one genomic interval encodes:
- the nuoN gene encoding NADH-quinone oxidoreductase subunit NuoN: MNFTISFSELMPLAPVMIVALTAIVVMLLTAIKRNHNLIATTSVVGLNLAAIYIGYTMFSGHFVPVNVMGMFMVDPFTMLYQFLILIAALACCTLSHAYIETYKENREELYILLLCSVTGAMLLVASSHYAAFFISLELMSIPVYGMLAYTYQRGQSLEAGIKYLVLSATASAMLLMGMAYIYAYTGSLSFYDSVQALFTAIKQPMVLLGLGLIIFAVAFKLSLAPFHKWTPDVYAGAPAPMATFLATAAKVATIGLFVRYLLTSGAILVESLVTVLTIIAVLSIVVGNLLAVRQVNLKRILGYSSIAHFGYLLIALISMTYASLGSVTVYVITYVLTTIGAFGAVALMSSPYNNVDEAQSLADYRGLFWRRPILTATLTVMMLSLAGIPLTAGFIGKFLVVMAAVTTQHWFLAAMIVVGSGIGLYYYLRVMVVMYMTPPDVPRIDADAHWGSKVGGLMVLAAALLVFVLGVYPDPMINLALKSEILSPLHFMMSQQQ; this comes from the coding sequence ATGAACTTCACAATTTCTTTTTCTGAGCTTATGCCGCTTGCTCCCGTGATGATTGTGGCTTTGACCGCAATCGTCGTGATGCTGTTGACTGCGATTAAACGTAATCACAACCTCATTGCGACAACTTCGGTTGTCGGTTTAAACCTTGCTGCGATTTATATCGGCTATACCATGTTTAGCGGGCACTTTGTGCCAGTTAACGTGATGGGCATGTTTATGGTTGATCCATTTACCATGCTGTATCAATTCCTGATTCTGATTGCAGCTTTGGCGTGTTGTACTTTGTCTCATGCGTATATTGAGACCTATAAAGAAAACCGCGAAGAACTGTATATCTTGTTACTGTGTTCAGTGACAGGTGCGATGTTATTGGTTGCAAGCTCACACTATGCGGCGTTCTTCATCAGCTTAGAGTTGATGTCGATTCCAGTGTACGGCATGTTGGCTTATACCTATCAACGTGGTCAGTCTTTGGAAGCAGGGATTAAATATCTGGTACTTTCAGCAACTGCTTCTGCTATGTTGCTTATGGGTATGGCGTATATCTATGCTTACACAGGTTCATTGTCATTCTATGACTCTGTACAAGCTTTATTTACTGCAATCAAACAACCGATGGTGTTATTGGGCTTAGGCTTAATTATCTTTGCAGTTGCGTTCAAACTTTCACTTGCGCCATTCCATAAATGGACGCCAGATGTGTATGCCGGTGCACCAGCACCAATGGCAACTTTCTTGGCAACGGCTGCGAAAGTGGCAACGATTGGTTTGTTTGTACGTTACTTACTGACTTCTGGTGCAATCTTGGTTGAATCATTAGTCACGGTTTTAACCATCATCGCGGTATTGTCGATTGTGGTCGGTAACTTGCTTGCAGTACGCCAAGTCAACTTGAAACGTATTTTGGGTTATTCATCGATTGCGCATTTTGGTTATTTACTGATTGCATTGATCAGCATGACTTATGCAAGCCTTGGCAGCGTAACGGTGTATGTGATCACCTATGTACTCACCACGATCGGTGCGTTCGGTGCAGTGGCATTAATGTCGAGCCCATATAACAACGTGGATGAAGCCCAAAGTCTTGCGGACTACCGTGGTCTGTTCTGGCGCCGTCCGATCTTGACTGCAACATTAACCGTGATGATGTTGTCTTTAGCGGGTATTCCATTAACTGCAGGCTTCATTGGTAAGTTCCTTGTGGTTATGGCTGCGGTAACAACACAGCACTGGTTCTTGGCTGCGATGATCGTGGTGGGTAGTGGTATCGGTTTGTATTACTACTTACGTGTGATGGTGGTGATGTATATGACCCCACCAGACGTACCTCGTATTGATGCTGATGCGCATTGGGGGAGCAAAGTTGGTGGTCTGATGGTGCTTGCTGCTGCGTTATTGGTTTTCGTATTGG